The Thermasporomyces composti region ACCTCTCCGACGATCTCGGAGTAGTGGACGAAGACGTCCTTGGCGCCGTCGTCAGGCCTGATGAAGCCGTAGCCTTTGTCTGGGTTGAACCACTTCACGGTGCCCTGAGTCATTGCATCTCCTGTGGGTGATGGGTGGAGGCAGGCCCGAAGTCCGAAACCCGCCTGGTCACTTCGAGCGGCGAACGCCCACCATCACCTGGTCAGGGCAACCGCCCGCATCGAGCTTTCGCGGGCG contains the following coding sequences:
- a CDS encoding cold-shock protein, with the translated sequence MTQGTVKWFNPDKGYGFIRPDDGAKDVFVHYSEIVGEVGGFRTLEENQRVEFEVTQGAKGPQASHVRGL